The Leptospira hartskeerlii genome contains a region encoding:
- a CDS encoding SCO family protein, with protein MMEADRNLPKFQISEEDGKTVDIRKTLIGKENLVYFGYLNCKTICHGSLQKLKNLISKQKNLRLVFVSLDPEKDTEERFEKYFSDLKSETKFIRLESRGRAFELARLFGIMAFSSNKNGDIDHPDSVFWVNSQGKIKGLFFEFDKHWDQNPKELIKFISDKKQQ; from the coding sequence ATGATGGAAGCAGATAGAAATCTTCCTAAATTTCAAATAAGTGAAGAAGACGGTAAAACTGTAGATATACGCAAAACTTTAATCGGAAAAGAGAATCTGGTCTATTTCGGATATCTAAACTGTAAAACCATTTGCCATGGTAGTTTGCAAAAATTGAAAAACCTAATTTCGAAACAAAAAAATCTTAGACTAGTATTTGTAAGCTTAGATCCCGAAAAAGACACTGAAGAACGTTTCGAGAAATATTTTTCCGATCTTAAATCTGAAACTAAATTTATCCGACTGGAATCGAGGGGTAGGGCTTTCGAACTTGCCAGGCTTTTTGGAATTATGGCATTTTCTTCCAATAAAAACGGAGATATAGATCATCCTGATTCTGTATTCTGGGTTAACTCTCAGGGAAAGATCAAAGGATTATTTTTCGAATTTGATAAACACTGGGATCAAAACCCAAAAGAACTTATAAAATTCATAAGCGACAAAAAACAACAAT